The following coding sequences lie in one Cryptococcus neoformans var. neoformans B-3501A chromosome 2, whole genome shotgun sequence genomic window:
- a CDS encoding hypothetical protein (HMMPfam hit to GATA, GATA zinc finger, score: 37.1, E(): 5.1e-08) yields the protein MWPFPLSFQPDHRNNMLQPQPPLPQHHHSHAQPHQHHSPASRHAQRPEYTDQGNYDYSYLFRPEQHHSYDPSGGSSSSSGNQPVSNGRTGASPSSTPWSGGGPYTATSGIETSWDWYARQQSQGSSQQQQRDPRSMANFAQERLTGSFGWPESRNGGNGGDGYGHSLYGSYTGIKKEDKKDGERSAKKPRVDAPFNVENELAQLKMHLNEIINLIKPFAPQKGQPAPEQPPPPYLSTRFARLSSVIHESLQNLSPHVHVNLSPEFVPTYQPPEKKVTAANGSEKRSSPALGTAGAEMDGKGLTKTKTAEELAAAEKEMEIIKKRRDALIAKAQAAIARGGTPKANNAKGGKNANKTNGGKSNKSSPLKDNSTKSLPLFTPTSPIPRLPSLLNHNNLEALTGGSEFSSSFLPPITTTISTAMADRLAQAQPVIQQSFPQDSMPFSIFSQDSMAWLRRCHGCGSSVTSEWRTGPDGPDSLCDICGMHYERLSRKKDLLSFPQPGHIDGDTAFVLGS from the exons ATGTGgcccttccctctctctttccagcCGGACCACCGCAACAACATGCTACAACCGCAGCCCCCGCTGCCACAGCACCACCACTCACATGCTCAACCCCACCAGCATCATAGCCCGGCTTCAAGACACGCTCAACGACCAGAGTACACTGATCAGGGGAATTATGACTACTCGTACTTGTTCAGACCCGAGCAACACCATTCATACGACCCCAGTGGTGGGAGTAGCAGTAGTAGTGGCAACCAGCCAGTATCAAATGGACGGACGGGAGCATCGCCATCCTCAACTCCGTGGAGCGGTGGTGGTCCGTATACTGCGACATCGGGAATCGAGACCTCTTGGGATTGGTATGCACGACAGCAAAGTCAAGGATCGAGTCAGCAGCAACAAAGAGACCCGCGTTCAATGGCGAATTTTGCTCAGGAACGATTGACTGGGTCGTTTGGATGGCCAGAAAGTAGAAATGGCGGGAATGGGGGGGATGGATATGGTCACTCATTATATGGGTCCTATACCGGTataaagaaggaggacaagaaggatggagaacGGAGTGCGAAGAAGCCAAGGGTGGATGCACCTTTTAACGTCGAAAATGAATTAGCACAA CTTAAAATGCACTTAAATGAAATCATAAACCTAATAAAACCTTTTG CTCCGCAAAAAGGCCAACCAGCGCCCGAacaaccaccaccaccatacCTTTCCACCCGCTTCGCTCGTCTCTCTTCTGTCATCCACGAATCTCTTCAAAACCTCTCTCCTCATGTCCACGTCAACCTCTCTCCAGAGTTTGTACCCACATACCAACCGCCCGAAAAGAAGGTTACAGCTGCTAATGGCAGTGAGAAACGCTCGTCTCCTGCTCTTGGGACGGCGGGggcagagatggatgggaagggtctaacgaagacgaagacggCAGAAGAATTGGCAGCggcagagaaggagatggaaatcataaaaaagaggagagacgCTTTAATTGCCAAGGCGCAGGCTGCGATAGCCAGGGGTGGGACACCGAAGGCGAACAATGCCAAAGGCGGAAAGAACGCCAACAAAACAAATGGCGGCAAGTCGAATAAATCTAGTCCTCTCAAAGACAATTCCACCAAGTCACTCCCTCTATTTACCCCTACCTCACCTATCCCccgtcttccttctctgtTAAACCATAACAATCTCGAAGCATTAACCGGAGGGAGCGAATTCAgctcatctttccttcctccgaTCACTACCACCATAAGTACGGCGATGGCAGACCGTCTCGCTCAGGCACAGCCCGTCATACAGCAAAGTTTTCCACAAGATTCGATGCCGTTTAGCATTTTTTCGCAAGATAGTATGGCATGGTTGAGAAGATGCCATGGGTGTGGAAGTTCAGTCACGTCAGAATGGAGGACAGGACCTGATGGTCCGGATAGTTTGTGCGATATCTGTGGT ATGCACTATGAACGGTtatcaaggaagaaggatctGTTATCATTTCCACAACCGGGACATATTGATGGAGATACAGCGTTTGTATTAGGCTCATAG
- a CDS encoding hypothetical protein (Match to ESTs gb|CF186629.1|CF186629, gb|CF186006.1|CF186006; HMMPfam hit to tRNA-synt_2b, tRNA synthetase class II core domain (G, H, P, S and T), score: 130.9, E(): 2.8e-36), producing the protein MYTAAREMSRTKQIGIAARRFSTCPPLFAPVLPQTTLPKPRFDYTKLLSDPSLTLQNAQLRAFPLVTNHLSELSSLRDTQRELLQKLNATRARQKELGNSIKKLKGLEVEEAKKQAKELKSLIKEFEVSLSTAESSLLDLALSLPNFSHPSTPIGPEENARTLETFGPTPIPSDPARDHVAFAQYFSLLDTSASAKTTGSSWPYLRGSLAFLEQALISYALNIANKHGFTPVIPPDVVKTDIAWRCGFQPRDQATNAAASQTYHLQPTSNSAQSLCLAGTSEIPLAGMFADMIIPEENLPQRVVGVGRAFRAEAGARGADTRGLYRVHQFTKVELFVVSGEKESESMMEEMREVQKEIVQGLGLSVRVLDMPTEELGASAHRKYDMEAWMPGRGKWGEITSTSNCTDYQSRRLSITYRPQPTSPTHAIDPSSGPLPFAHTLNGTAAAIPRLLVALLENGLQYDKTGEGDSEQVIYTGLELPKALQRFYVGSDEIGGRGRKGLIHWV; encoded by the exons ATGTACACTGCAGCAAGGGAAATGTCTCGGACGAAACAAATTGGCATTGCTG CGAGGAGATTCTCCACTTGCCCACCCCTTTTTGCGCCTGTTCTTCCACAGACAACACTCCCCAAACCCCGTTTTGACTATACGAAACTGCTTTCAGACCCATCCTTAACACTACAAAACGCCCAACTACGGGCATTCCCTCTGGTTACCAACCACCTATCCGAACTTTCGTCTCTGCGCGATACTCAGCGAGAGCTTCTTCAGAAGCTCAACGCTACCAGAGCTCGTCAAAAGGAACTCGGTAATTCGATCAAGAAATTAAAAGGTCTCGAAGTCgaagaagcgaagaagcAAGCTAAAGAGCTTAAATCGTTGATTAAAGAGTTCGAAGTATCGTTATCAACAGCCGaatcatctcttctcgaCCTCGCACTTTCGCTCCCCAATTTCTCTCACCCTTCCACCCCTATTGGTCCCGAAGAAAACGCTCGCACACTTGAGACGTTTGGTCCTACGCCCATACCCTCCGACCCAGCAAGGGACCACGTCGCTTTCGCCCAATACTTCTCCCTGCTCGATACTTCAGCTTCTGCCAAAACAACGGGCTCATCATGGCCTTACCTTCGAGGTTCCCTCGCTTTCCTTGAACAAGCACTGATCAGCTATGCATTAAACATTGCTAATAAACATGGATTCACACCAGTTATACCCCCTGATGTGGTCAAGACCGATATCGCCTGGCGATGCGGTTTCCAACCCCGCGACCAAGCGACAAACGCCGCTGCCTCCCAGACGTACCACCTCCAACCCACTTCAAATTCGGCTCAGTCGCTCTGTCTTGCCGGTACTTCCGAAATTCCGTTGGCGGGGATGTTTGCAGATATGATTATACCCGAAGAAAACCTCCCCCAACGGGTTGTCGGTGTCGGTCGGGCCTTCCGAGCTGAAGCGGGTGCAAGAGGCGCAGATACGAGAGGATTGTATAGGGTGCATCAGTTTACGAAAGTTGAGTTGTTTGTGGTGAgcggggagaaggagagcgaatcgatgatggaggagatgagagaggtACAGAAGGAAATTGTGCAAGGTTTGGGGTTGAGCGTGAG GGTGTTGGATATGCCAACGGAAGAGCTGGGAGCTAGCGCGCACAGAAAATATGATATGGAAGCATGGATGCCCGGCCGAGGGAAATGGGGCGAG ATCACATCGACATCCAACTGCACGGACTACCAATCTCGTCGTCTATCCATCACTTACCGTCCCCAACCCACATCACCTACCCATGCCATCGACCCTTCCTCAGGACCATTACCGTTTGCCCATACGCTAAATGGTACAGCTGCCGCCATACCCAGATTACTTGTGGCGTTACTAGAGAACGGATTGCAGTACGATAAGACGGGCGAGGGTGATAGTGAGCAGGTGATCTATACGGGATTAGAATTGCCAAAGGCATTACAGAGATTTTATGTAGGAAGCGATGAGATTggcgggagagggagaaaggggTTAATCCATTGGGTTTGA
- a CDS encoding hypothetical protein (Match to ESTs gb|CF191604.1|CF191604, gb|CF190805.1|CF190805; HMMPfam hit to adh_short, short chain dehydrogenase, score: 221.8, E(): 1.2e-63): MPAARLRLEHKVAIITGAGSGIGLETALQFAAEGARLVISDINLRNVEAAAQLINTHFPECGAVAIKCDVSKEEEVKAMVDKAVEVFGRLDVLFNNAGIMHPADDNAITTEEKVWDLTQNINVKGVWFGCKYGILAMKKNKPDPSKGLGIGGSIINVASFVAILGAATPQLAYTASKGAVLAMTRELAMVHAREGIRFNSLCPGPIRTPLLMDFLNTPEKLNRRMVHVPMGRFGEAVEQAKAVVFLASDDSSFINGTDFLVDGGLHKCYVTPEGEPAQPGPTGLLATLSKTA, encoded by the exons ATGCCCGCTGCCAGACTCCGACTCGAACACAAG GTTGCCATCATCACTGGTGCCGGCTC CGGTATCGGTCTTGAGACCGCCCTCCAATTTGCCGCTGAGGGCGCCCGACTCGTCATTTCTGACATCAACCTCCGCAATGTCGAGGCTGCTGCCCAGCTCATCAACACTCATTTCCCAGAATGCGGTGCTGTCGCCATCAAGTGTGATGTgagcaaggaggaggaggtgaaggCCATGGTCGATAAGGCCGTGGAGGTGTTTGGAAGGTTGGATGTGCTC TTCAACAACGCCGGTATCATGCACCCCGCTGATGACAATGCCATCACTACCGAGGAGAAGGTCTGGGACCTTACTCAGAATATTAACGTCAAGGGTGTCTGGTTTGGATGCAAGTATGGTATCTTGGCCATGAAGAAA AACAAGCCCGATCCTTCCAAGGGCCTCGGCATTGGTGGTTCTATCATCAACGTCGCTTCCTTCGTCGCCATCTTGGGTGCTGCCACCCCTCAACTTGCTT ACACCGCCTCCAAGGGTGCTGTCCTCGCCATGACTCGCGAACTTGCAATGGTCCACGCCCGTGAAGGTATCCGATTTAACTCTCTCTGTCCCGGTCCTATCCGAACCCCTCTCTTGATGGATTTCCTCAACACCCCTGAAAAGTTGAACAGGCGAATGGTGCATGTACCCATGGGCAGGTTCGGTGAGGCTGTAGAGCAGGCCAAGGCTGTTGTCTTCT TGGCTTCCGAtgactcttccttcattaACGGTACCGACTTCTTGGTAGATGGTGGTCTTCACAAGTGTTATGTT ACTCCCGAAGGCGAGCCTGCCCAGCCCGGCCCTACCGGATTGCTCGCCACCCTGTCCAAAACTGCTTAA
- a CDS encoding hypothetical protein (Match to ESTs gb|CF189057.1|CF189057, gb|CF189056.1|CF189056; HMMPfam hit to ADH_zinc_N, Zinc-binding dehydrogenase, score: 140.5, E(): 3.8e-39), with amino-acid sequence MSVHAKSDPQIPQIMRAWTQNESNWLSITEVPIPQPKVNQVLIKVEYAAQNPTDWKHAVGQSLPGVINGCDYAGTVVKLGSQLKTPLKIGDKVAGCVHGGWSKEEGSYAEYAVIDSNMCFIVPERMKMEEAATYGVGWVTAAQTIVLRQGKAFPPGDTKVLGNPWYIIYGASTSVGLFAVPLAKALGYRVLGVCSPHSFDLVKSYGADATVDYHDQDKAIEEALKITDGGVEYALDTISQDDSFRITIKMMGKKGKQLNATLPVPDKAQKLNPNLKTEFTLMYSLFGIEFDWTPRSSEKMMISATKEDRAFGEEVYKRTPELIAKYGIKPNPIVIKGNFDDVAKGLEDLKNGKVSGEKQVIKMA; translated from the exons ATGTCTGTCCATGCCAAGTCTGACCCTCAAATCCCTCAGATTATGAGGGCATGGACCCAAAACGAG TCCAATTGGCTCTCAATCACCGAAGTCCCTATTCCACAGCCCAAGGTCAATCAGGTACTCATTAAGGTCGAATACGCCGCGCAG AACCCTACCGATTGGAAACATGCTGTTGGACAATCTCTTCCTGGCGTGATCAACGGCTGTGATTACGCTGGAACCGTCGTAAAACTCGGTTCTCAACTCAAGACTCCTCTGAAGATTGGCGATAAGGTTGCGGGATGTGTCCATGGTGGTTGGTCTAAGGAAGAGGGCTCTTATGCCGAGTATGCGGTTATCGACAGCAACATGTGCTTCATTGTCCCCGAAAGAAtgaaaatggaagaagccgCAACGTATGGTGTCGGCTGGGTCACTGCTGCTCAG ACTATTGTCTTGCGACAGGGCAAGGCCTTCCCTCCTGGTGATACCAAAGTGCTCGGGAACCCATGG TACATCATCTACGGCGCCTCCACTTCTGTTGGTCTCTTTGCTGTTCCTCTTGCCAAAGCTCTGGGCTATCGAGTGCTCGGAGTTTGCTCCCCTCACTCATTTGACCTCGTTAAGTCTTATGGGGCCGATGCGACTGTCGATTACCACGACCAGGACAAAGCCATTGAGGAAGCGTTGAAGATTACCGACGGTGGAGTCGAGTACGCTCTCGATACTATATCGCAGGATGATTCTTTTAGAATCACCATTAAAATGATGGGCAAGAAAGGCAAGCAACTCAACGCCACCCTTCCAGTTCCCGACAAGGCTCAAAAACTCAATCCTAACCTTAAGACCGAGTTTACTCTCATGTACTCCCTCTTTGGTATC GAATTCGATTGGACACCTCGTTCTTCTGAAAAAATGATGATTTCAGCCACCAAGGAGGACAGGGCCTTTGGTGAGGAGGTTTACAAAAGGACTCCGGAATTGATCGCCAAGTATGGCATCAAACCCAACCCTATTGTCATCAAAGGCAACTTTGACGATGTCGCTAAGGGTCTTGAAGACTTGAAG AACGGCAAGGTTTCCGGTGAGAAGCAAGTTATTAAAATGGCGTAA